Proteins co-encoded in one Zymomonas mobilis subsp. mobilis ATCC 10988 genomic window:
- a CDS encoding RluA family pseudouridine synthase, whose protein sequence is MSDNVRNFVVDDDDDGIRLDRWFQRHLPDTGFARIARWTRTGQIRLDGRRATPGSRVMAGQSIRVPPAEPNLQDNRPTKPSRPELTEAEIEFAQSLVIHRDKAAIVVNKPAGLATQGGTKTHYHLDGLLDALQFEAPSRPKLVHRLDKDTSGVLLLARSANNAGYFSKAFSGRTAHKVYWALVVGVPSITEGLIDLPLARQPGSGGEKMHVDEENGATAKTLYRVIERAGNAACWLELQPLTGRTHQLRAHLSAIGFPIVGDGKYGGKEAFLTGGVSRKMHLHARRLVIPHPDGSNLDVHADLPEHFLESMSLLGFDLENGYDRPLGGEKVIDKEAEKIAEGRRARDRRRARKGERRNRSSQKPSAPRGRDRKR, encoded by the coding sequence ATGAGCGATAATGTCCGTAACTTTGTGGTTGATGATGACGATGATGGTATCCGCCTTGACCGTTGGTTTCAGCGTCATTTGCCAGATACCGGTTTCGCGAGAATAGCGCGCTGGACAAGAACCGGACAGATCCGCCTTGATGGTCGTCGCGCTACCCCCGGATCAAGAGTTATGGCGGGTCAATCCATCCGCGTCCCACCGGCTGAACCGAATTTGCAGGATAATCGTCCGACCAAGCCTTCCAGACCCGAATTGACGGAAGCTGAAATCGAATTTGCCCAGTCCTTGGTTATTCATCGCGATAAAGCGGCAATCGTGGTCAATAAACCCGCCGGTCTGGCGACCCAAGGTGGCACAAAAACCCATTACCATCTTGATGGTTTGTTGGATGCTTTGCAGTTTGAAGCGCCGTCTCGTCCCAAATTAGTCCATCGTTTGGACAAGGACACGTCCGGCGTTTTGCTGTTAGCCCGTTCCGCTAATAATGCCGGTTATTTTTCCAAAGCCTTTTCAGGGCGGACGGCGCATAAAGTCTATTGGGCTTTGGTTGTCGGTGTGCCTTCGATTACCGAAGGTTTGATTGATTTGCCTTTGGCTCGTCAGCCCGGAAGCGGCGGCGAAAAAATGCATGTCGATGAAGAAAATGGCGCGACGGCAAAAACCCTTTATCGCGTGATCGAACGGGCAGGGAATGCCGCCTGTTGGTTAGAGTTGCAGCCTTTAACAGGCCGCACCCATCAGTTGCGCGCTCATCTCTCGGCTATTGGCTTTCCTATTGTTGGTGATGGTAAATATGGCGGGAAAGAAGCCTTCTTGACCGGAGGCGTCAGCCGTAAAATGCATCTTCATGCCAGAAGATTGGTTATCCCGCATCCTGATGGTTCCAATTTGGATGTCCATGCCGATTTACCAGAGCATTTCCTCGAAAGTATGAGCTTGCTCGGTTTCGATTTAGAAAATGGCTATGATCGTCCGCTTGGTGGCGAAAAGGTCATTGATAAAGAAGCCGAAAAAATTGCAGAGGGTCGCCGCGCCCGTGATCGCCGCCGTGCCAGAAAAGGCGAAAGGCGGAATCGTTCTTCCCAGAAACCTTCTGCACCAAGGGGGCGAGATCGGAAACGGTGA
- a CDS encoding ATP12 family chaperone protein, with the protein MKRKRFYKKATVDKAEIGFAAKLDDRQIMTPARHPLILPTRALAEAVAEEWNNQPKEIDLASMPITGYANAAVDLVPDRYDDFVAGIRQFAESDVTCYRADSPQALVDREIELWEPLLEWAEKRFDIHFHRVVGIIHKKQPEVTLQRIGAAVTDFNHFEIVALTQLATISGSLVIPLAILADEITPEKAFDAAHIDEIWQAEQWGQDEVAANALKRRRRDFLAAARFFSLVNTN; encoded by the coding sequence ATGAAAAGAAAACGTTTTTATAAAAAAGCCACTGTCGATAAAGCTGAAATAGGCTTTGCTGCGAAATTGGATGACCGTCAGATCATGACTCCGGCAAGACACCCTTTAATTTTGCCGACTCGTGCTTTGGCAGAGGCTGTCGCCGAAGAATGGAACAATCAACCGAAAGAAATTGATCTCGCTTCGATGCCGATAACCGGCTATGCCAATGCTGCCGTTGATCTGGTGCCTGATCGCTATGATGATTTTGTTGCTGGTATTCGCCAATTTGCTGAAAGCGATGTGACTTGTTACCGTGCCGACAGCCCTCAGGCCTTGGTTGATCGAGAAATCGAATTATGGGAACCTTTGTTGGAATGGGCGGAAAAGCGCTTTGATATCCATTTCCATCGGGTGGTTGGTATTATCCATAAAAAGCAGCCTGAAGTGACTTTGCAGCGGATTGGTGCAGCCGTTACAGATTTCAATCATTTTGAAATCGTCGCTTTGACACAACTGGCAACTATTTCAGGCTCTTTGGTTATTCCACTTGCTATACTGGCAGATGAAATTACACCTGAGAAAGCTTTTGATGCCGCCCATATCGACGAAATATGGCAGGCAGAACAATGGGGGCAGGATGAAGTCGCGGCCAACGCCCTTAAACGTCGTCGTCGTGACTTTTTAGCTGCTGCCCGTTTTTTCAGCCTGGTAAATACAAACTAA
- a CDS encoding HAD family hydrolase, whose protein sequence is MSEMTGQKSWAFLAQNDLGEGGAPLALIFDCDGTLLNSLPVYERAWVAIWGELGYSMEHSWYQPRSGFSEDNLITAFEEKVGQKFDHKAISDKMKTYYLANIQHVVEITPVADIARNAYGKFPMAVASCAPRSLLLEGLKITGLFDLFDTILSVDDIGVPKPAPDIFLKAAERLGVEAEHCLVFEDSVTGFEAAKRAHMPVIDVTPLIASNQKD, encoded by the coding sequence ATGTCTGAAATGACAGGGCAGAAATCATGGGCTTTTTTAGCTCAAAATGATTTGGGAGAAGGGGGCGCCCCTTTAGCTTTAATTTTTGATTGTGATGGCACCTTACTCAATAGTTTGCCGGTATATGAACGGGCTTGGGTCGCTATCTGGGGTGAACTGGGCTATTCAATGGAACATAGCTGGTATCAGCCAAGATCCGGCTTTTCTGAAGACAATCTGATAACCGCTTTTGAAGAAAAAGTCGGTCAGAAATTCGACCACAAGGCGATATCTGACAAGATGAAGACCTATTATCTTGCCAATATACAGCATGTTGTCGAGATTACGCCTGTCGCAGATATTGCCCGCAATGCTTATGGAAAATTCCCGATGGCGGTTGCGTCTTGTGCGCCCCGTAGTTTGTTGCTGGAAGGCTTGAAAATAACAGGTTTGTTTGACCTGTTTGATACTATTCTTTCTGTCGATGATATCGGCGTGCCGAAACCTGCCCCTGATATTTTCTTGAAGGCAGCTGAAAGATTAGGTGTAGAAGCCGAGCATTGTCTGGTTTTTGAAGATAGTGTGACCGGATTTGAAGCGGCGAAGCGCGCTCATATGCCGGTTATTGATGTGACTCCTTTGATTGCCTCGAATCAAAAAGATTAA
- a CDS encoding ribonucleotide-diphosphate reductase subunit beta translates to MSLLKASPVYKPFEYPWAFEFWQRQQQLHWLPEEVPLGEDCRDWAQKLSDHERNLLTQIFRFFTQADVEVQDCYFDKYGRIFRPTEIKMMLTAFSNMETVHIAAYSHLLDTIGMPETEYSAFLQYKEMKDKHDYLATFDVGSDQDIARTLAMMGGFTEGLQLFASFAMLMNFPRFNKMKGMGQIVSWSVRDESLHCEGIIRLFHTFCQERQCLTKQVKDDILNICQRTVRIEDAFIDLVFEMGPVEGMTPKEIKKYIRYIADWRLGQLGLSPIYMIEEHPLPWLTPLLNGVEHANFFETRSTEYSKAATKGDWNEVWGAFDQRRDAQSNIEATANEKDESGLFPA, encoded by the coding sequence ATGTCCCTGCTTAAGGCATCTCCGGTTTACAAGCCTTTTGAATATCCATGGGCTTTTGAATTCTGGCAGCGGCAGCAGCAGCTTCATTGGCTTCCCGAAGAAGTGCCTTTAGGCGAAGATTGTCGGGACTGGGCGCAAAAATTAAGCGATCACGAACGCAATCTATTAACGCAGATATTCCGTTTTTTCACGCAGGCTGATGTCGAAGTTCAGGATTGCTACTTCGATAAATATGGTCGCATTTTCCGTCCGACTGAAATCAAAATGATGTTGACGGCTTTCAGCAATATGGAAACGGTGCATATTGCGGCCTATTCCCATCTACTTGATACCATCGGCATGCCGGAAACTGAATATTCGGCTTTCCTTCAATATAAAGAAATGAAGGACAAGCATGATTATCTGGCAACCTTTGATGTCGGCAGCGATCAGGATATTGCCCGCACGCTGGCGATGATGGGTGGCTTCACCGAAGGTTTACAGCTTTTCGCCAGTTTTGCGATGTTGATGAACTTCCCCCGCTTCAATAAGATGAAAGGCATGGGGCAGATTGTGTCTTGGAGTGTTCGCGATGAATCGCTTCATTGCGAAGGGATTATTCGTCTTTTCCATACCTTCTGTCAGGAACGCCAATGCCTGACCAAACAGGTTAAGGACGATATTCTCAATATCTGCCAAAGAACGGTCAGAATTGAAGATGCCTTTATTGATCTGGTTTTTGAAATGGGTCCCGTTGAAGGCATGACCCCGAAAGAAATCAAAAAATATATTCGTTATATTGCTGATTGGCGTTTAGGTCAGTTGGGTCTTTCACCTATCTACATGATCGAAGAACATCCGCTTCCTTGGCTCACGCCTTTGTTGAATGGCGTTGAACATGCCAATTTCTTTGAAACTCGCTCGACTGAATATTCCAAAGCCGCGACCAAAGGCGACTGGAATGAGGTTTGGGGTGCCTTTGACCAACGCCGTGATGCTCAATCCAATATAGAGGCAACGGCAAACGAAAAAGACGAAAGCGGGCTATTCCCAGCGTAA
- a CDS encoding SGNH/GDSL hydrolase family protein, with translation MKSARFLADRAVVLLLGVAVGTAIGYAFGSSGKSGETPVASSTQSITSLDNQNYSPEQASSDQPVMNNSVATVEPPKLAEKETSEGYKPFVPSHSPLPPEPSSANLNQRLSQGEPLRVGVFGDSYGDGLWSALYRLLPAKEGYRVLKFSQQSTGFTRYQSLNVEEKAKSDLVSQPVDIAVICFGANDVQGVLVGHHAAPLLSAEWRQVIGDRIESFVSMLRQKGISVYWVGLPVMRKADFDASISSMNSFYAAEMAKLNVPFIETRSLTVDENGQYAPYLMDGTNDATKKMTLMRANDGVHMSMTGYVRLSRGLASQIRHFADQHRPKLPATSSETASLVASQKEVSR, from the coding sequence ATGAAGTCAGCGCGTTTTTTAGCTGATCGGGCTGTTGTATTGTTACTAGGTGTCGCAGTCGGAACAGCCATAGGTTATGCTTTTGGTTCGTCAGGAAAATCCGGCGAGACGCCTGTTGCTTCCTCTACCCAGTCGATCACTTCTCTTGATAATCAAAATTATAGCCCTGAGCAGGCTTCTTCTGATCAGCCAGTGATGAACAATTCGGTTGCGACAGTGGAACCGCCCAAGCTGGCAGAAAAGGAAACAAGCGAAGGCTATAAACCCTTCGTGCCATCGCATTCACCTTTACCACCAGAACCATCAAGCGCAAATCTGAATCAGCGTTTATCCCAAGGCGAACCGCTTCGGGTCGGGGTATTCGGTGATAGCTATGGTGATGGGCTTTGGTCGGCTCTTTATCGTCTATTACCGGCGAAAGAGGGCTATCGTGTTTTGAAATTTAGCCAGCAATCGACAGGCTTTACCCGTTACCAAAGCCTGAATGTCGAAGAAAAAGCCAAAAGCGATCTGGTAAGTCAGCCTGTTGATATTGCGGTTATTTGTTTTGGTGCCAATGACGTTCAAGGTGTTTTAGTCGGGCATCATGCCGCGCCCTTGCTGAGCGCAGAATGGCGACAGGTCATTGGTGACCGGATAGAAAGTTTCGTGTCCATGCTGCGGCAAAAAGGCATAAGCGTTTATTGGGTTGGTTTACCCGTGATGCGGAAAGCTGATTTCGATGCCAGTATCAGCAGCATGAACAGCTTTTATGCCGCCGAAATGGCTAAGTTAAATGTTCCCTTTATTGAAACCCGTTCGCTAACAGTAGACGAAAATGGACAATACGCGCCTTATCTAATGGATGGCACTAATGACGCGACAAAGAAAATGACATTGATGCGGGCAAATGACGGGGTGCATATGTCGATGACCGGATATGTCAGATTAAGCCGTGGTTTGGCTTCGCAAATCCGTCATTTCGCCGATCAGCATCGCCCAAAACTGCCCGCCACATCAAGTGAAACGGCCAGTCTTGTAGCTAGTCAAAAAGAAGTGAGCCGGTGA
- a CDS encoding SGNH/GDSL hydrolase family protein encodes MKRLIPSKLTLVLKSALASCAFMAGAFAPAAQTASSSPIMGVPFTPPETPPALKNSEAILPFFKKLAEYPRGRHLKPLHILQIGDSHTAGDSISGAWRSILQNRYGSGGRGVLAPGIPYKGYIAHGVHVSMSDGWTIGSIFGSHYSSDMPPVGFSGFNLTSHKNGAQISLDSGIEEAFDRFTVCGLAKPGAGIVVVSMGGQFQRVDFNSSWSHSQCVTLTSDMPQVHADVVAAEGPITLTSWASFRDNGGVALSNLGVVGSQLIHLQRSSDQVIATELKVYHPDLIVLAFGTNEGFAPYFDPTAFESVLREQISRIRRLSGNVPILMLGAPDASSRREEMLHNTPGVSPPLCSEPLPTDGFVTSPASNPATASQLSANQSKGVDSVMSTLRQQGVFGSDGNGPDISQPPGSDTNSAQNALPNIVPPSNVIWKVTTHPLFPPAGLAAVRRVQQRVASQLGIAFWDWHARMGGDCAAVHWGKAYPSLMRRDYVHYTSLGGQIIANRLDNDIKNAMESSPSPAR; translated from the coding sequence GTGAAACGCCTGATTCCATCAAAACTGACTTTAGTCCTGAAATCTGCTTTGGCCTCCTGTGCTTTTATGGCCGGTGCCTTTGCGCCTGCTGCGCAGACAGCCTCTTCTTCGCCTATAATGGGTGTGCCTTTCACGCCGCCAGAAACACCACCGGCTTTAAAAAATTCTGAAGCCATTCTTCCTTTTTTCAAAAAATTGGCTGAATATCCCCGTGGGCGACATTTAAAGCCGCTCCATATTCTTCAAATCGGTGACAGCCATACCGCAGGCGATTCTATTTCAGGGGCGTGGCGTTCTATTTTACAAAACCGCTATGGCTCGGGCGGGCGGGGCGTTTTAGCCCCCGGTATTCCTTATAAAGGCTATATTGCTCATGGTGTCCATGTCTCCATGTCGGATGGTTGGACTATCGGCTCTATTTTCGGTTCTCATTATAGTAGCGATATGCCGCCGGTCGGTTTTAGTGGTTTTAACCTGACCTCTCACAAGAATGGCGCACAGATCTCGCTTGATAGCGGGATTGAAGAGGCCTTTGACCGTTTTACCGTTTGTGGCTTGGCGAAACCCGGTGCTGGTATTGTCGTCGTTTCTATGGGCGGGCAATTCCAGCGGGTCGATTTCAACAGCAGTTGGTCGCATAGCCAATGTGTCACTTTAACAAGTGATATGCCTCAGGTTCATGCCGATGTCGTCGCCGCGGAAGGTCCCATTACCCTGACATCATGGGCGAGCTTCCGAGATAATGGTGGCGTTGCCTTATCCAATCTCGGGGTGGTCGGTTCCCAGTTAATTCATCTTCAAAGAAGTAGCGATCAGGTTATCGCAACAGAATTAAAAGTATATCACCCCGATCTGATTGTGCTGGCTTTCGGAACGAATGAAGGCTTCGCGCCTTATTTTGATCCCACGGCGTTTGAATCCGTTTTGCGTGAACAAATTTCACGGATTCGGCGATTGTCCGGCAATGTGCCTATTTTAATGCTGGGCGCGCCTGATGCTTCAAGCCGTCGCGAAGAAATGCTGCATAATACGCCCGGTGTTTCTCCGCCTCTTTGTTCTGAACCGCTTCCTACGGATGGTTTTGTTACTAGTCCGGCCTCTAATCCTGCAACCGCTTCGCAGCTCTCAGCCAATCAGTCCAAAGGGGTCGATTCTGTGATGTCGACTTTGCGGCAACAGGGGGTGTTCGGTTCAGATGGCAATGGCCCCGATATTTCGCAGCCTCCGGGATCGGATACGAATTCAGCTCAAAATGCGTTGCCTAATATCGTGCCGCCTTCCAATGTTATTTGGAAAGTGACAACCCATCCGTTATTTCCGCCCGCTGGTTTGGCGGCGGTTCGTCGGGTGCAACAACGTGTCGCATCCCAGTTGGGTATTGCCTTTTGGGATTGGCATGCCCGTATGGGGGGCGATTGTGCCGCCGTCCATTGGGGCAAGGCTTATCCTTCTTTGATGCGACGTGATTATGTCCACTATACATCTCTGGGTGGACAAATTATCGCAAATCGTCTGGATAACGATATAAAAAACGCTATGGAGTCCTCTCCATCTCCGGCGCGATAG